The Bacteroidota bacterium sequence TGCAGGAGATACGGAAGGACTGGAAGTAGAAGCCACCATCAGTGGGGCCGGTCGGGACACGATCCATGAGATGATCAGCGCCTCCGGATGGAGCGAGATCCCCGTTCCTGACCCCCATCTCTGGAACCCGGACGATCCTTTCTTGTACGGTCTCAACCTGAAGCTCATTCGTAACGGAGAGATCCTGGATGAGGTCCATTCATATTTCGGTATGCGCAAGATATCACTTGGTAAAGATGACAAAGGCTTCACACGCCTCATGCTAAACAATGAATTTGTATTTCAGAACGGCCCCCTCGATCAGGGCTTCTGGCCCGACGGCATCTACACCCCGCCCACGGACGAGGCCATGGTCTACGACCTGCAGGCCGTCAAAGATATGGGCTTCAATATGCTGCGTAAGCATGTGAAGGTGGAGAACCGCCGCTTTTACAACTGGTGCGATAAAATGGGCATCCTGGTGTGGCAGGACATGCCCAGCACTTCCGGCTATGTGCCTCCCGGCAAACCCGACCTGGACAGGCCATCGGAAGAAACACAACAGTTCGAGCAGGAACTGGTACAGATGATCAAAACAAAATTTAACCACCCCAGCATCATCATGTGGGTGCCTTTTAATGAAGGATGGGGACAGTACAATACGGCAGGCATCGTCGACCTTGTTCGCTCCGTCGATTCCACCAGGCTGGTTAACAACACCAGCGGGTGGCAGGACCGCGGTGTGGGTGACGTGATCGACCTGCACCATTACCCCGACCCCATCTGCCCTGAACTGGAAGAAAACCGTGCGAACGTGTTGGGAGAGTTCGGTGGCCTGGGACTTTATGTTGAAGGCCATACCTGGCAGGAAGAAAACTGGGGATATAAAAAGATGGGCACGAAAGAAGATCTTTTGGAACAATACAGGGACTTTTATGACCGTATCAGAGAGATGAAAGATGCCTGCGGCCTTTCCGCTTCCATCTACACTCAGATCACCGACGTGGAAACCGAAACCAACGGGCTGATGACCTACGACAGGAAAGTGGATAAGATCGGGAGGAGCGGACTACGGAAGATTAACCGGATAAGATAAATTGTCGATTCTGTATTCTGTATTCTGTATTGTCAATTGGATTGACAATGGGCAATTTAATATTGTCAATGCATTGCAAATAGAAAATATTCAATTGCCTATCCATATTCAATCGAAAATAAAATTGTAAATACAGAATACAGAATACAGAATTGTAAATTATTTGGGGATATTCAGTTTATTCGGATCTTGCCTGCAATCCCAAACATTAAGTACCATTATCAATTCTTTATATATTTCATAAAACAAAATGTAATTTTTAACAATTAGTCCTCTGATATTATATAATTTGGTTTTTATACCGATATCGGGGTTTATTGCTACTTTTTCCAATTCGCCTTTAAACAATTGGTAAAGTTTAAAAGAATATTCTTCACTCTTATTTCTCTCAGAAAAGTATTGAAGGATTTCCTGTAACTGGCTCTCGGCATTTTTTGTCCAGACTACTCTTCGTTTAGCCATTGGTTGACCTTTTTATCCATTTCAACCTGGGAAGTATAATGCCCGCTTTTCCCTTCCTCGCTTGCCTTAAGTAATTCGTTGATCTGCTCCGGTGCTAGCTCAATGACCGGTTCTTTTTTATTATAATCCAATATGGTTTTAATGGCATTTAAAAAATATGGATCATCAATACTCTCTATCTGGCGAATCAGTTCACGTTTTAATTCTGCGGTGTTCATAAAAAGATGTATTAAAAGATAATGTAAAGATAAGCAAAAAACATGTATTGCTCAATATATTCACCTCAACAACACCACCACCCCATCCACCTCCCTCATCTCTCCACCCCCCACAGCATACTCCACCCGATACACATACGTTCCTTCCGGTGCCGGTTGTCCGTTGTGCTGCCCGTCCCATCCTTCGGTGATGCTTTTGCTTTCAAAGACCAGGCCGCCCCAATAATTTCAAGCTCCCGTTCAACAGCTCTTCGCAACATTTTTTCTTTTGAGGATATTGCAAATTGCTTTTTACCTTCCAGATATCTGCCTTATTAAAGGAGTAAAAATAGGCTCAAAAAATTTGGGAATTGTAAACTTATTAGTTAACTTTGCGTGGTGATTCGTGAAATAATATCTTACAAAGAAAGTTTCGTTGAATTCTATAAATCTCAAGACAATAAAGTCAGAAGAAAAATTGAATTTGTTCTTGATTTAGTAAGATATGAGCAACATGTTCCGGTTAAGTTCTTTAAACCTTTAACCAATACAAACGGTATTCATGAAATCCGAGTAATTACCACTTTCAAAAGTATACGGATTTTATGTTTTTACGATAAAGGAAGCCTGGTTGTTCTAACGAATTGCTTTTTGAAAAAATCTCAGAAAACACCTAAAAAAGAGATAAAACTGGCTGAGAAACTTAAAGATGAATATCTCTTAGAAAAATATGGAGGAATAAAGTGATGCAAAACATAACAAAGTTTGAAGACCTTTTAAATGAACAATATGGCATAAAAGGTACTCCTGAGCGTGATAAATATGAATCTGATTCTTTGGCTTTCAGGCTTGGTGTAATGTTAAAAGAAGCAAGAAAAGAAGCGAACATGACTCAAGAAGAGCTGGCAAAGAAAACGGGTACAAAAAAAAGTTATATATCCAGAATTGAAAGAGGTCAGAGTGATATACAGATCTCAACGTATTATAAATTAATTGAAATTGGATTGGGAAGGAACCTTAATATTTCAATTGGATAAATATTACGGCAGGTAACGCATTGTCAGACACTTCAACAGTCAACACTCCTTGATCCTTGTTCGTCAATCCGGTTCGATTAAT is a genomic window containing:
- a CDS encoding beta-galactosidase, which produces MKTRIISFLFLLIPLFCLDSCKESYVYAPAPMPLQTRWAQDVTPGNAWPDYPRPQMERAEWLNLNGLWDFEISKKDDEETLFTRRILVPYPVESGLSGIGQMVGADSIVWYKRTVRIPSSWKNKDILLHFEASDWYTRVWVNGKPVGEHKGGYDPFSFNITHEVIPGKKCEILVSVWDPSNDGPQPRGKQVKEPKGIFYTPTSGIWQTVWMEPVDQTHLEDFRVITDIDRALVRINPIIAGDTEGLEVEATISGAGRDTIHEMISASGWSEIPVPDPHLWNPDDPFLYGLNLKLIRNGEILDEVHSYFGMRKISLGKDDKGFTRLMLNNEFVFQNGPLDQGFWPDGIYTPPTDEAMVYDLQAVKDMGFNMLRKHVKVENRRFYNWCDKMGILVWQDMPSTSGYVPPGKPDLDRPSEETQQFEQELVQMIKTKFNHPSIIMWVPFNEGWGQYNTAGIVDLVRSVDSTRLVNNTSGWQDRGVGDVIDLHHYPDPICPELEENRANVLGEFGGLGLYVEGHTWQEENWGYKKMGTKEDLLEQYRDFYDRIREMKDACGLSASIYTQITDVETETNGLMTYDRKVDKIGRSGLRKINRIR
- a CDS encoding type II toxin-antitoxin system RelE/ParE family toxin, with the translated sequence MAKRRVVWTKNAESQLQEILQYFSERNKSEEYSFKLYQLFKGELEKVAINPDIGIKTKLYNIRGLIVKNYILFYEIYKELIMVLNVWDCRQDPNKLNIPK
- a CDS encoding gliding motility-associated C-terminal domain-containing protein; this translates as MVFESKSITEGWDGQHNGQPAPEGTYVYRVEYAVGGGEMREVDGVVVLLR
- a CDS encoding type II toxin-antitoxin system RelE/ParE family toxin, which translates into the protein MIREIISYKESFVEFYKSQDNKVRRKIEFVLDLVRYEQHVPVKFFKPLTNTNGIHEIRVITTFKSIRILCFYDKGSLVVLTNCFLKKSQKTPKKEIKLAEKLKDEYLLEKYGGIK
- a CDS encoding helix-turn-helix transcriptional regulator, with the protein product MQNITKFEDLLNEQYGIKGTPERDKYESDSLAFRLGVMLKEARKEANMTQEELAKKTGTKKSYISRIERGQSDIQISTYYKLIEIGLGRNLNISIG